The Aeoliella mucimassa genome includes the window CATCCACACCGGCTGTCGTGCCATCGTGACCGACTGCACCACCGATGAACTCGGTCGATCCGCCGCCACCGCCGGGGAAAGGACCATTCGCGTTGATCCACATATCGAACTGAACGGTGTACTTACCACTCAGCGAGAGACCAGGGCTGGCTGCAACGATGTTAGCCGCACCAGCACTCATGTTTGCCTGAAGTTTCAAGCCCGTGGTAGCAGCTCCACCAACACTGTTGGGAGCTTCAGGAATGCCATCGGCACTATAGTCGTAGCCGAATTCGTAAGCGGTATCAGCAGTTCCATTAACAGTCCAACTACCCTCGGCATCGAGAGAGTCGGTAAAAATCACTTCCGCCGAGGCGGGCAAGTAACTAAGCACTGCAACCGACAGCGCAGAGAGAAAGTAACTCAATTTCATTGGGTCGTCCCTTCTAGATGATGGTCTAAGAATTGAGAAGTCGACAAGACAGAATCACGGAGGTTCAGCTATGCCTGTGTGTTCAGTAGCATCAGATAGCCGTGAACGACTAATAGGACGCCCGCCAACCGAACATGTAAATTAGAATAATCGCAACGTTACAGAATAAGCACCACTTCTCACGCATTAGTTTATCTGTTTTGCGCAAAACATTAGGGCGGGCCTAGGTTGACCGCATTCCCCTGGTAAGCCTTAAGTAAAAACCGCATGCCAGACAACGAATAGTCACGGATTGCTGCAGTTCCTTGCGGGTTGCTGCCGTTGTGACTTTGGTGTTGATCGGTCGCTTTCCAGCCTCTTCAAGCAACACTTTATCTTGCGTCACAAGTCTTAAATACTTGGTGTTGCGCAGAGCAGCGAGAGTCACGTTTTGTGACAGTTTGTTGGTGGAATCACTCTTACAGCATGCGCTACACCGCATCCATGCAGCAGTGCGCACTTCGTGAGTTGCTGGTTGAAAGAGACACCGCCGGCCATGATCGGTGTCGAAACCATCGGGATTTCCAGGGAGGATTATCCGGGAAAAGCACCTCTACGCCGACTACATAGAGAAGCGTTTCATCGCTGAAGTAAGCTGATTTTCTATTCTCCACGGGCTGGCAAGAGGTGAATCCACTGTAGCGTGCTCCGCTTCGATCTGTTTCCCTGAATCACTCTCCAATACGAGTTCGATGGAGTCGCGCTTTGTTGCCAAAGTGGAATAAACCGCGTCGAGCACCTCCAACCGAACCGCGGCACTCCGCGTTGATGCGACATCTTGCTCGGAATCCCCAGCCTGGGTGGAAGCGGAAAACAACCTGCGGCTTTTGACACCCGCGATAGAAGCCCATGCTGCTGCAGGCTGAGATGAGCTGTTGGTGGATTTGCTTGCGTTTGTACTCACCGCCAGGCTGGGAACTGGAGCCTCAGGCGCGGCATTGGCTGACAATGGTGCAACTGGTGTTTGCTGCGAGTCGCTATCCTCGGCGATGTCGACCACCGCTTGCTCTTCGTCTCCAGCCTGGGTTCCGCTAACTACAGGCGAAGCCACGCTGGCTGGCGGAGCGATGACCATGCCAATCTGACTCTTCCAGATTTCGTAGTCCTCGATGTCGATGATGGTGTTGCCGTTCGCATCGGCAACGTCGCCTCGTACCACGATGCTTCCAAGCTGGTCGCGCCACACGGTGTAATCGCCGAGTCCCACGGTACCATTGTCGTTGAAGTCGGCCAGCGAAGTCGTGGCTCCAGAGACGACCAACTTCACCGAATCGGCCGAGAGAGTCTTCCCCGACTCGGTCGAAGTCGCTGTTAGGGTGACTTCGTGTAGGCCCGCGGCAATCGGGAATGATCCCAGTGAGACCCACTGCCCACTTTGTATCGACTGATTGGCATAAAAAATCTGAGGGCCGAATCCCGTATCGATCGTGTAGACAGCCTGCGTCGTACTGGTGCTGGTGGTGACCCAACGGACCAACAGTTCCGCCTGCCCATAAGCGTCGAGATCGAATTGCCAGGTCGCCGCATTCGAAGGCTCTGCCGCGGCGGACTGGAAAGTCGCGTTGACTGCCTGCGACGAACGCACTGTCGACCAGCTTCCAGACGAAGTGAACTCGGGATTGGCACTCGAGTTATCGAGCGACTCCTCAAACTGCTGATCGGCCACGGTTGATAGCCCAAACGCAGCGAGAATTCGACGGATCGCTTCGGTGCGATCACTTGCCGACATCACGCTTTCGATCGGGAAGCCAAGCACGACAACGTCGCCGGAACCTCGGGAACCTGCTGCGTAGGTGCCAGCTCCCCCACCAGTCGAGTAAGTGGCAATCAAGGTCGATCCACTGCTGGTGGTTAGCACGTCGGGGTAGTCGACATCGTAGAACTCCGAGCCATCGTCGAAGCTCAGGTCCAGACCGTCGAGCAATCCCCCGGCAACTCCAGAGGCGACGTACGTATTCGCATTGTCGGCCGCGTAGGAAGCTCTCAGCACGTTCTCGAAAAAGTCGCGTCCATTGTTGAGCCAATCGAGATCCCAAGCAATCTCGGAGCCTGAAGCGAAGAAGTTCCCACCACCAGCGATATATTGCGATACGAGGTTTTGCTCTGTCTGGTTGAAGGTATCGTCGGCACTCGATTCTTCGCCCGACATCCAGATCACCGCGTCATAATCGGTCAGATCGACTTGGCCAGAGATCACTGCTTCGTTACTGGTCGAATCGATTGCCAGCGTACTTGCACTTTGCTGAATGGCTGAAGCTACGGTGACCAGGTAGTCGCCGGAGTTGCTCTCTTGGGGGCGTACACGCTGGACCGAGTCGGTGTACGGAGAGTCTTGTATGGGATTCTGCGATCTCCCCAGACGGTCGAATCCGTTGACGATGAGCACCCGCTCTTCTGCAGCCAGCGGTTTGGCAGCAACCACCTGTGAGCCAGGAGAGGCTCCACCTTCGTTTTCCGCTACGACTTGGAAGTAGTACGTTTGCTTGGGGTCGAGTCCCGTGAAGGTGTAGTCGAGCGTATTACCACCAGAAACATAGACTCCGCCATCGAAGCCATAACCGTTGCTCGAAGCATAGACACGATACCCGGTGGCTGCGTCGCCGAGGGCTTGCGATACTTCCGCGGCATTCCAATGCACTGTGACACTGCCTGCCTCGTCGCTGGTGGCCCATACTCCATCGACCGCTGCCGGCAACACGGTGGCGGACGTGGAGTTACCATCGACCGTGCGGAAATACTCTACCAACCCCTGGTAAGTCGCCCGAGCAATCGCGTCACGAACATTCGGATCGCGCAATAACTCGATATCTAATTCGTTGTCGTGGTATCCCGTTTCAACGATCGTCGCATCGAACTCATCGTCGATGTAGTTGTTGTTGATTTCGCCAAATTCAATGTCGGAACGATCGAGCGTTACGCTACGCCCACGATCGTACCAATCGTGTTCAAACTCTCCATCGAGCGACACGAGGTCGTCGTTGATTTCCGACGCCAGCGACAACGCTAATTGATACTGGTTGGGAGTTTCTGAACTCGCACTGTTGTTGCCATTGTAGAGTCCGATGACTCCACGCGCGCTCCCTCCACCGGCGTTGGTATGGAAGCTTACGAAGACACGATCGGATAATGTGCCAACATCCTCGTTGTTCATATACGCAGCGTAACGTGGTGCCAGCGATACACTGGCCGACCGATCGGAGGAAGACGCTCGATAAGCACTCTCTGGGATGCCCTGGCTGCGTTCGACGTGCCATTCCACCCAGTACAGTCCCGCTTCGTCTTCCCGTGATCGACCCGAAACACCATTCCCGCGGTCGATGTCCCCCATTCCATTGCCGAAGCGAATCATGTCGGCGACAACTACTTTTCCCTGCTCGCTCGACTGATTGCTGATTTCCACATGGCCGCTCGATCCCGCTTCGAAATAGTACGTGCCAAGATAAACTAAGCCACTCCCAACGCGACTGTGATCAACGGTAACTTCCGCTTCGCCGCCGGAGTAATGAATGCGGTAGAGCTGATCGGTTGCGCGATTTGTCGAAGCGACCACCCAGGTGTAAATCGGATAATAACCAGACTCGGGAAGATCGGGCTGGTAGCGGGCGACGGAGGTCTCGAATTCACTGGTGTAGGCGTACCGATACGGCACGTCGCCAGCATCGCCGTAGTAGACAGATGAGTTGGAATCGGTCCAGGTGCCGATGAACGACACGCCAGCGTCGTCGTTGTCGAGTACTGCCTCGTTCGGTTGGTTGCCGATTGGTCGCAGCGGTACGACGGTTGCTCCCGCATTGAACAGGTAGTTCGCAAACAGGGTCATCTGATCCTGATTGCCGAGGTCTTCGATCATCTCGGAATCGATGACCGTACCACCACCGATGCTAACTTCTTCAGGGCGCTGAAATCCCCAGCCGGATCCATCGTCGGTGTAACCGTGACCGCCGTGGATGTAGACAATCTTGCCATCGAGACCGCCGGTGGGAGTATAGGCAGTCTCTGTCACCCCGAGTGCAGAGAGAGCCAAACGCGACTCCAATGGTTCGATCGTTGGCTTTCGATCTCTCGACCCTGCAGCACTAGTAGTGGAACCAACGGTAAATAGAGAGGAAACCACAATTGCCATTGATTGGCAAATGGTCGTGAACAGCAATTGGGTTCGCCGCATTGCTTCCGCTATCAGGTTATGGGGACTCAGTGAATGGAACCGCATTCTCGCCGCCTCTATCGCTGTTGCTCGTTACTTGCCCGCTGCCTTTCCAGGCACGCGTGGATCAGCAACTGCTGTAAGTTGTCCTCGACCGTTCTTGATAATGGCCTGA containing:
- a CDS encoding golvesin C-terminal-like domain-containing protein, producing MALSALGVTETAYTPTGGLDGKIVYIHGGHGYTDDGSGWGFQRPEEVSIGGGTVIDSEMIEDLGNQDQMTLFANYLFNAGATVVPLRPIGNQPNEAVLDNDDAGVSFIGTWTDSNSSVYYGDAGDVPYRYAYTSEFETSVARYQPDLPESGYYPIYTWVVASTNRATDQLYRIHYSGGEAEVTVDHSRVGSGLVYLGTYYFEAGSSGHVEISNQSSEQGKVVVADMIRFGNGMGDIDRGNGVSGRSREDEAGLYWVEWHVERSQGIPESAYRASSSDRSASVSLAPRYAAYMNNEDVGTLSDRVFVSFHTNAGGGSARGVIGLYNGNNSASSETPNQYQLALSLASEINDDLVSLDGEFEHDWYDRGRSVTLDRSDIEFGEINNNYIDDEFDATIVETGYHDNELDIELLRDPNVRDAIARATYQGLVEYFRTVDGNSTSATVLPAAVDGVWATSDEAGSVTVHWNAAEVSQALGDAATGYRVYASSNGYGFDGGVYVSGGNTLDYTFTGLDPKQTYYFQVVAENEGGASPGSQVVAAKPLAAEERVLIVNGFDRLGRSQNPIQDSPYTDSVQRVRPQESNSGDYLVTVASAIQQSASTLAIDSTSNEAVISGQVDLTDYDAVIWMSGEESSADDTFNQTEQNLVSQYIAGGGNFFASGSEIAWDLDWLNNGRDFFENVLRASYAADNANTYVASGVAGGLLDGLDLSFDDGSEFYDVDYPDVLTTSSGSTLIATYSTGGGAGTYAAGSRGSGDVVVLGFPIESVMSASDRTEAIRRILAAFGLSTVADQQFEESLDNSSANPEFTSSGSWSTVRSSQAVNATFQSAAAEPSNAATWQFDLDAYGQAELLVRWVTTSTSTTQAVYTIDTGFGPQIFYANQSIQSGQWVSLGSFPIAAGLHEVTLTATSTESGKTLSADSVKLVVSGATTSLADFNDNGTVGLGDYTVWRDQLGSIVVRGDVADANGNTIIDIEDYEIWKSQIGMVIAPPASVASPVVSGTQAGDEEQAVVDIAEDSDSQQTPVAPLSANAAPEAPVPSLAVSTNASKSTNSSSQPAAAWASIAGVKSRRLFSASTQAGDSEQDVASTRSAAVRLEVLDAVYSTLATKRDSIELVLESDSGKQIEAEHATVDSPLASPWRIENQLTSAMKRFSM